Proteins from one Telopea speciosissima isolate NSW1024214 ecotype Mountain lineage chromosome 1, Tspe_v1, whole genome shotgun sequence genomic window:
- the LOC122648596 gene encoding SKP1-like protein 1A, translated as MMEEDDYVDTIIPLPNVEGKILSKLIQYCQKHVEAAVAADSEEEIKKFDKEFLEAVEDNILFEIILASNYLDIKDLLDICCQKVADDIKNMSKEDVRKKFNINNDFTPEEEEAIRKENQWAFE; from the coding sequence ATGATGGAGGAAGATGATTATGTAGATACCATTATCCCTCTTCCTAATGTGGAAGGAAAGATTCTATCTAAACTAATTCAGTATTGTCAAAAGCATGTTGAAGCAGCTGTTGCTGCTGATAGTGAAGAAGAGATTAAGAAATTTGATAAAGAGTTTTTGGAAGCAGTTGAAGATAACATCCTATTCGAGATCATCTTAGCCTCAAACTACTTGGATATTAAAGATTTGTTGGACATATGTTGCCAAAAGGTGGCTGATGACATCAAAAACATGTCTAAAGAAGATGTTCGTAAAAAGTTCAACATCAACAATGACTTTACACctgaggaggaagaagcaaTACGCAAGGAGAACCAGTGGGCCTTTGAATAA